The Arabidopsis thaliana chromosome 5, partial sequence genomic interval GACATATAAGCCAAAAAATAATGCTCTATATTGTAACACTTAAAAGATCTTACACAGTACGGTCTCAAGGAGGAAGAAAACATATTCCGCAAAGCAGATCCTTCCTTCAACTTCAACATATTAAATGAAAACAGATCTAAGAGACCGTAATATTTCGATCCTAGAAAATAAGAGAACTCGAAGGATTTATCATAGACAACACAAAATAAGAACGTACGTTAGCAAAGATCATAATATGAATCTATTATTCATATCTATTGCCaacatgtttatatatatatatggatatgGGTTTAGGTGCCTCGGGCTAGCATTTCTTGATACCTCTTGAAGGACAAGAGTTTCTGAAGCTTCATCTGCTTATGAAACCTAGAAATAAAGAGATCCGCGACATGGTCGATCTCATCTTCTAGCTTGAaattctctccttcttcttccttcgaGGTCCTCACCATATCTATCACAGAACTACCTTGACCTTCCTCCTCCAAGTCCCCGAAGTCCTCCTCTCCTTCGAACAACGTGTGCCTCAGATCAGGATACTTGTCGCTTTCCTCCTCGTGAACGTCATATTCCTCATGATGAGCCATTGTGGATGCCTTGCTGTTGTAGAGGACTATAGCCTTGTTCTTGTCTTGGTCCTGGTCGTTATCGTCGTCTTGATCCGCATGGCCCAAGAGGTGGTGAATCTTGTTGGAAATGGAACGGAACCCGAGTTTCTTGTGTTTCACTAGAGACAACATGAGTACTCGTGTCTTGAAAGCACTCGTTTTGTTCTTTATGGCTATAGATTTTGCCTTCGCCATGGAACTCAACAATGCAACGATATGTTTCATCAATGCCGTAgctttcttcatattttttctttgtaagaGCTTCTATAATAGTGTTTTACTTATGTTTTGGATGTTGCTTAATTAGCATGGAAAGGAACATTGGAGGTGAGAGCCCTTCGGGGATTATATAGACCATGGAAAGGTACGGCCACAAGTCATGGCTTTATGAGTCTTGTCgtatgtttttaaattaacgGCTATATGTTTTACTTAATGGCGCAGCAATCTTCTCACAGTTCGCCACGTGGAAATAAGCCATTTGATGTAGTGGATCACTTGCTTTTTCTAGTTCAAACTTTATGCACGTTCTCTTTTATCAAATTTCATCGTGCCTACAATTTACGAACGTAAGCATTTGATATTTCTATATTACTTCTTTCTATGATAAAGGATCTCAAGAAATTAAGTTTATGTTGATTTCGTATAAAAATGTGGCCTAACGAGGTTGCTTTGCCGATGAGTCGggtatgttttttcttataaagtaTCATGCGACATAATTCATGCCTACTATGAATTTAAAatggttattatttttcgaCTAGAAGTCATGTTTGGTACGTCAAAAATATGGACAAAGTTTTTGTAAAGCCAACATGGCGTTTTTAACATTCTAAATGTTTAAAGGGACTCTTGAGTGGTTCGGGTGTTGAGGCCTCTAGACTCCGGATCATACGTTCCAACAATTGGAGCCTCTAGTCAACAAGTGGACTCTAGATCGCATTGTTGCGGTATGGTTATGAGAGAGCACTTCTGAAGAGCTTCAACATAAAGAATTTCGAGAGTAAAACATCTCAAACGGTTTTATTTACGCGTTTTGCATCCCGATCGATTAATCTCTGAAATCCAAAAATTCACCCCCAACGAGTATAGTTGAAATGGATCGATTAGTCTCAAGTGGAATAACTCTTCTGTAacttctttgtttgatttttgtttttgtgaagaaTGTACTATTTAATAAGAAAGATTAATTAGAGCAGTTGGGACTGAGATTACAGAATTTGTAAATGACATAGATACATCCACAAGGAATTCAAACTATTGTCcacttcttctttgaaaagatttgattgattagcaactttgtttttaaatgtgATTAACTTTACATACGAAAGCAATTGTACAGCTAAGTTATCTAAATAAAAGTGTCATTTGTTACCCAAAAAGAAGTTCCATCAACTTTGtgtaaaaatatgtttttatagaaaaaaactcagaaTTAGGAAGATGCTTCAGTAAAGTTACAAAAACAGCTTAAGAGATCCAAACGTAAATTCATTGTACTTCTCTCACAACTacttttactttaatttttttaatagctattcttatttactttttctaaaaatcacaaagatgagatggagaaaaagcatttgatgtttttgtataattgGAAAGTGTTTACTCACTTGGTCTCTCTCACATTTCAAGGCGCCGCGAAATTGCTTGCTCATGATATTTAGCTTTACAAGATTCTCTTTCACTTAGAACCACACTTCAATCCCTATACTTTTCTAGATTTCTAGATTTTAGATATTATACATTGTCGATGTTGAAAGGAAAACATAAGATATTATACATTGGTCTTGTCATTTAtcaattattagttttaagaTTGATGTCAAAAGGAATAGTTTCATTGCTCAGTATCCAAATTTGCACAAAACGAATCGAGTTGTTTCGATTTTAGACAATAGAGTACAACCGATATTAACAAAGAGTTTCTTGCAAAAAATGGGGTTCAATTGTTGTAGTATGTCAATATGACCATAGATTTCAAAAAACTTCTCCAGCTCAGAGTTTTAGATCTCAGCCCGTAAAACATATTTCCAGTCTTAATGCATGTTAGAGCCTCGAGCCATCGGATAAGACATTCCCATATTAGATTGCAGAAGAGATAAAATTGGAGCATTGTTTAGAACAATTCTTATTCCAATTCATCAAACCAGAGACTAAACTCTCAACCAAAAGCTAACATCTTACAAACACGTCACTCACCGATGTGTAGCGTTCAGTCCTAACCTAGTTAGCTAAAGTTTAACAACTTCATCAACTTAACTTCATAAAGCAGGCCGAATATCTCATGTTAAGTCAAGTCTGAGTATCTTCTAGTCATAGATAGCAATATTACAATTCTTTTGCACAAGTCATTAAAATTTAACCAAGGTTGTTTGTTCAAATTAAAGAATTGTAAACATGAACAAGAAGCCAGACAACTGATGCAATCCGAGAAAGATTTAAACTTAAAATGAAAGCATATTCTGTTTCAACAAGACCAAGTTCTGAACAATTACTCAGCTAGTAGTTTTATCATGCATTCAAAATCTTCTCATAAGCAGAAAAACGTCATAGATATCAAAACTACTAAAGCAAAACATCTGCGAACGGATGAATGATTCGTGAGATCTCAATCTCACTTCTTCCTGAAAGAGCATCCCTCTTGTAGCCTCGCTTTACCACCGGTGGGCTGGCACAGAACTGTCTGACAGTTTCCACATACCACAACAGTTTGAGAATGGCTGAACACAGTGGTTCTGCAAAATAACAACAAGCAATTCATCACAAAGTGTAACCTCTTTACAAATTCACAATCAATACTTATTTAAGAGCTGGAAAAATTCTACCAATACCAAACTTCTAGTTGATAAAACAGCATTTAAGCTGAGCAAAATCGACAATTCACAACTGAttcaataagaaaacattcaaaataaGGTATCTAAAACACTAGTTTCGTACCAATCTATATATTCAAGAATACAACATTCAAATCAATATGTTTTTAAGTGTAACCTCTTCACATCAATACAAATTCAAATGATGAACAATTTCTTCCAAATACCAATCAATAGGTTCAATAAAACTTTATTCAAAataagcaaaaccaaaatcactACTAATCTAAAACAGTGAAAGCTTTCCTCTTTATAAAACAATCTTTATTCAAATCCAATACCAAACAACATTGTTAAGACTCTATACAAAATTAGTAAACTCACATGTTGAAGCATCCCTGACACTTAACATCCTGAAAAAAATCACACAAACAATACAGAATCAGATTCATTTCATCGCATCAAATGTAATACAAATCAGAtttcataaaagaaaacagaaaacagtACCATGAAGAAGGAGTTGGGAGATTGCACGAGACGCTTGAGCTTATGCTTTCTCTTCTCAAGCTCAGGTGGCGGATGAAGGAGATCGATGTCGTTTTGGAGCACCTAATCAACAgatccataaaaaaaaaactcagagatTACAGAggaaagtgaaagagagaggaaaatcaagaacaaggaGAGATATTTCACCATGATTGCTTGTGGAAAGGCGGCGAAAGCGAATTTGGTTGATGAAACCCTAGAAGCGAAGAGACGGAGACTGCAGCTTTAGCTTCAATCTAAGTATATATGTCTGTGGGTGACGAAATGTGACACACAAAACATTGGGCCTTATAGGCCCAGCCCATTGTACATATAAACAAGTAGGAGTGGGAGAAATTCGGCTTAGCAATTTGTATGCTCTTACTttggaaaactaaaaaacgTAAACAAAAAGTGTTATGTATAGTTGAATATTTATCACCATTAACCCCAAAAGATTAATTGAAAAGGATAGATTTGTAACAATAAACTAGATATCCTCTCAATATGTACAACTTAAACTTAGGTCTCACTGAGAGTTGTCTTTATGTCACATTAGTGTTCCCTCATAGCTCCAAGTCACGTTGGTTTACTCTATGCGGCAGACCAACTCCCCTAACCCTTCCTCAAGATGGTCAATTCTTTGCTATAGTCTATCTATCCTAACAAATCGTACTAAGAAGTCGAGTGGCAACGTACTGGTCTGAGTCCTAGCgcataactttttttctccACGTCATTGGATTTCTGCCACAATTGGTTCTAATATCTACACTTGCATTTGTCGCATATAGAACACAGTAATCCATGGTATCATTAAAGCTTACAACTTCTTTCAACAGAGTATAGAGTAAAAACTTCGTTGAAACTATAAACTATACTAGAATttgacccgcggtacaccgcggggctaattttttaagaaaatgtatatattgaGTGAAATTCATATTGTTGAATTGTAGATTATGTATTTGGGTTTAcggatattttttttggtagggtGGGTTTACATTTATAATATCTGTTTTCTTAGTATATTAGTTGGTATTACGATTAAAATGTATAGTGTATATAATAAAAGCATGATAAActatattatgtaaaattctaaaaaaaaattcatcttGGATTTTAGACTGAATAATTTGTGAAAAATACATGACTTTTGTAATGTGGTAAGAGTAGTATGTGTTTTTAGCCGTTATGTATCTTGGAttctagattttaacccgcggtacatATCTTGGacgatttttctttataaagttagtatatataaaagtttgtaaattgtatctataaaatatttttattttatagtttacaattgttattaagtaacgtcctgccaaactcATCCCGTAAAaataatctatttattttattaatgttgatcttatttatgatatgtttgtgaatcattgtctaaatattttagtcgatGCGGGACGctgaacccacacattttttgtcaattggttaatatatgttcatttttaaaatttcgaattacaaaatatgacggaaaaaaattttggtgacggaattttttttgagatttttttaaactctatatattatatgatgatgtcaaaaaattgtgatatattaaactttttataaatttaaatattagtaatgttttataaagttgaaatatataaataataatatttaaaaaattaattttttttttgctttttaggtaatgacataataactctaaaaatGTACTTCAATTTTTTACTATGGAtaatgttataaataaatctttaGTTTAATCACAATTAGTGATTGATATActtgggttttggattttttcaCGTCATTTAATAACCTAAATTTGGGTAGTTTTGTAAACATTATTTGAAACAATAATAGTTTACAAAATCGTtcatgttttttggtttgttacaaaaattttgttttaattcttTGCAAATTATTCGCAGaaatttaattcaaataaTTCAAACTGTGGTTGTTTTAAGATTTCGTTGCTAGagaatatatgattttattgtGTGTTGCTAGAGTAAAGGAAATACCATATATATCGGGTATAATCGGTTTGGGTAATAAGTATTAGTCGCAAGATTTTAATTCAAGTAAATAAATTCGGTAGTATGTCATTGTAAATAAGTGCAAAATAGAGAATATATTTGCAAAAAtagttccaaaaaaaaatatgtagatatcagaagaaaacaaaatgcgGGCTTTGATGCCGCATTTAATTTTCCCTTTATATAAGACTCGCTTCTGATATTTCACCATTCCAGTGTATAGGCATCTCGTTCGTCGCATAGTGATTCATCTCCACAGACGAAAGGGTATCTGTTGGTGGTCCTTtgagttcttcttcatcttccactGAGACTAAGTTATCATCAAAAACATCGTTCTTGCAATCTACATAAGTTTTCGATTCTTCTGTGAAGAGTACCTCAAAGAAATACTTGCTGTCTGAGTCTTTATTCtctaaattaaatttcacATCCAGGACTGGTGTTAGGAAATCGACCGAAGAAGTAGTCGGTTGAAAACCTAGAACACTCTTCAAGACATCATCCATTGAAGGCTCTCCTTTGCATTTTGCGGTAGTTACATTTGAACTCTCGAGCTCGTGAATCAGGGAATCAGGTTCCGTGGGTTTATAACTGAGGTTTTCCCTTTCTGTGTAACAATCAGCTTTTGTGCTTGATGTTACCGTCTCTTCATCTAAAGCATTGTCGCTGACGCTAACCACAGTCTCAGCTTCCTCATCTCCTCCAAAACTATCATccagttttttaaaaactccaTACATCGTTCCATGAGAATCGTCTGGAGTAATTCCGGGCTCTTTCTGTGACGAAGTAGAGCTCTCCAAGGAAGAAGAGTACCTGTTTTCAGACTCCTCTGCTGCAACTTGGCTATCGTCTGGATGGGCACTCGTCCCAGGTTTCTCTTCTATCTCCACATCATCTTCACTTGAAAATTCTGGGGCTGTAATTACGAGGGCTTGACTGTATTTTCCATCGGTGATCGAATGTGAAGACAATAACCCAGCAAGTGCAGATGCTAAAGCATCATTTATAGACAACgaatgttttggtttctcttcAAATGAATGACCAACCTCCTCATTACTGATCTCAGGTTCAGCAGAAATCATCTCATTCCCTGAGATTGAGCTATTTTCACTCTCCAGTTCCACAGACTTTGAAAGAATATTATCAAGCCTGTTCTTCGGTAGTACAACAGCACAATCTTCACTGTTGTCTATACTAGAGGAGTCAGGAACTACATCCGTGTTTTTAGTCAATCCATCACTCTCATCGGTATCAGGAGTTTTATCAGTATCACTGCGCAGAGAATCTTGATTGGGTATTTTCGTTCGAAAACCCAAATCAGATTCAAATGATTTCTTTCCTAGCTGTTCGAGTTTCTTCTCAACTAACTGGAGCCTTGCATCAATACTATTAATAGGTTTCAACATCTGATCTTCAAATCTTATCAAGATAGTTTCTATCATACTTACCTTGTTAACAAGCTGATTCAGAATAGTCTCCACATTATTGCAAGGTATAGCAGGCTTGCTTTCTGCTCCAGATACTCGTGTTGCTGCATCAACCTGCTTTGCAACAGTATCAACTAAAACTGGTGAGCTCACTCCTATCTGATCAGTATTTCCTATAGCTACTGGATCTGTACTGTTGGACTTGTCGGAAACTTGTATATCCCGTTCTTTTCTGACATCTTTTCCTCGAGATAGCTGCAAAAGAGCAGGCATAAACATAGCCATCAACGAACTACTAGATGAATTTCCTGTTCCAGttgcttcttccttctctgacTCACTTGGATCAACAGGATCAGCAAATACATAAACTTCATCTACAAGTGCACATCTTTTATCCTGAAGGGAGAGGAGACGAACTGTAATCGAAGTGCAAGGTTCCGCATCATTGATCTCCGCAGTAGCTTCATAAAAATCCTGAAAAAAGCATTACCACATTAACATCAACAAATGTGATTTTACTTGtgcaaaaatatttgttaccTGTTTTTCATTATTCAACAGAGAATCATCACTAGCTTTCACTTCAACCCAATCATCTTCGCTCGTCCGTCCATTACCATTATCTGCAACCTTCCTCTCGATCAAATCCTTTACTGGTTTAGAATCAGCTGACTCTGTAAGAGGGATCTGAAGCACTTCTTCATCTCTAATTGCAACACCACATCGAACAGTACACAGATATTCCTTATCATGTCGTCGCTTTTTCGTGTAATACACTTCGTATACTCGTGCACTACTTCGGATGTAGATTTGCCTTAATTCATGTTCTTGTGCAAATGTAACTGCAACCAAAACCACACACATTtcacaaaacaccaaaaaaattatcatcAATTTTATCGTATTAACACTATCGATCTACTTCAAACTAACAATTAGAGGTTTAATAACACCGGATCGGAGTGTATTTTTCAGAATCTCGGAGAAGAACGAAGACAAATTAAGGACCGTACTTGTAATTTCACAAGGCTCGCCGTTGGGAACCGGAGGGAGAAGAAGTAACGGGGATTTGGTTACATGATCGACGGCGGCAGAGATGATTCCGTCGTCAGATTCGGGGTTTGCAGTGAAGGAGGATTCAAATGAGATGGCGTCTATGAGTGTACCGTCGACGAGTTTCCAGTTTGTCGTAGAATTGAAATCGTTATCGTGATTGCTTGCACCCATAGCTCTTTCTCGCTTTGATTGATTTGGGAAGATTTTGGGTTTACttattttaccaaaacaaagaaaaaggatttTGGGTTTATATTTGAGGAAGATTTTTGGATCCAATAAAATGAAGatgattatataaatttacattagaatttttttaatatgttaacTTAACTTAGATACTCTGTTTAAGATAGTTTACAAAAGGAATTATAAAGAATGAAGGGAATCAAGCATTATTGCAACAATAATACCAAGTAGAGGAAACTTAATTTCTCGAGTGGTATGactaaaatagttttttcttatgacAAACAATAGTTGAAATCCTTAAGAattatttactaattttaaaactaaatttttttctccctctgtttttttatttgatgtttagaagaattttttttttctaaatttgatgatgtttcaacttttaatacaaaattaattagtttttaattggttttgacGATACATATTTTgcagattattttttattggttgactCATGAATTTGGTTAGataataaatgatgttttagtttaaaataaacaaaaaattaaataatttttaatatatgtattcttgtaaaacattaaataaaaaaataatggaagaagtataagaaaatatttattcatgGTTGAGATGAAGATCACTTAAGTGTGGCAGATTTACATTATTGTTACTAAAACAGCTGTGCACTGATTATACGATCGTTGACTTGATATTCAAAGTTATCAACTTCAATTATTGGTAATTTAATATTCAtacaaaatcatcaataagataCGCACttgtttcaattttggttatttgagCTAGTTCCGATCCAGAACTCGATTCACAAACGCAAATCTTGCATTTTCAACTTTATAAAAcgtttaaattatttttaatatctaaattCTATAAAAGTTTACAGTAGTGATAATAAAGATAAactctataaaatatatatatatatatatatatatatatgaaagcaAACTGTTAAATTAACTCGAATTATacgattttaaaataaaagtattatttaaaataaaattaacaaagttACTTTAAAAGCATTTACTTTGAAATTAATtacttttcatttgtttttttctgagGTAAAAACctatgatttgttttagtatttttctattttgtctctttttaaaaattagaaaatatctacatatacatttttgcagttattttaacaaataaatcctgCAGTTGAACTTATTTATAATAGCTGTCACTGgcatttattatttagttttacaaaataataaaacttttcATAGGactaatttgtttctaaaaatttCTACACAatcttttcatatatcttcAAAAGCAAAATTCCGTAAATTTTACTTCACAAAATATGCATAAATCCGATTTATagcaaatatttatattaacattttgcacagcaataaaaatacaaatttataataatgaaaatattcacataaaaatcatatacacatacagaaaaagaactatatatatcatcatttaaACCGttactttatttaaataaataaaaaacacaaaagcttgaaatcatatatatatatagtagaaatCATATAGCTTATTATATTAATGAGTTAACTCATTTACtattaaacaattaaattaaatggGTTCATGAATTGAAAATGAGTTGAGTTGTGTTGGGTTAAACATTTTGACCAAGATAGATAAGAAGAAATTTAACTAGAGAGTATCGTAGATGATATCGAGATGAGTAACCAGAAGTTTATTtacatcttctttctttgaatGATTTCACcttatttgtcttcttttaaACTCTTTGATGCCTCTCGTGCTATTAGTGTTCATTTATAATCGTAGATTACacgagaagagagagaaaaaaggtgaaagtaaaaaataacACTAAAAAACCAATTTATCTCCTGAACCAATTAATGCTAAAATGACATGTATAAGTcttttacaaaccaaaaaaaaactctaaagtAAGGTGCTTTCCTTTAACttaattaacaattttgatttaattgtTTGGCTTTGTTCTTAAGGACACACCTTTCTAGAGTTTTTCTAGGTCACCACCagacttttaaaaaaaatgaaagtaagaaaaaaaaacatgattgaCTATAGAAAAACTGGAAAGATTTTAGAATACTCTCAAAATCTTGAAAGTCCCTTACCAACCATTCTACAGTGTTAATCGCCCAAGgtgacaaactaaaatatttatatcagTAGGCATTTTATATTCTAAGCGTGTTAATCGCCCAAGGTGACAATCTAAAAGAATTGCCCATGATTGTTTCTCCGTCTCTCTAGCTATTACATTCATATCCAGATTTTATTGTAAGATTTGTCACAATACTAAAGTTATATCACATCACGTAATGGAACATGTATAATACTGaagaatgaaataaaaatcaattttaaaattgtgtttAGAGGGAATAActaaaaatgcaaaatttacATACCAAACTCTTAACAATATGGAAAATAATAACAACCTAATCATTTACTTGTTAATAAATCagaaaatttatcaatatgtaatgttattgaaattgaaaataaagttttgttggAAGAGCTATAattatcaaaccaaaccaaccaAACTCAAACCGatccaaaccaaactaaagTCTACACACAATCCATTTGGTTGATCTTTTTTCAATATGaatggtttggtttgaaaccaaaccaaaccaataacCGAAACTGTTTTcaaatccattttcttcaacccgaattgtttggtttggtctaaataaataatattataactctaaattctaaaattgtacaagttttttttttttttttcaaaaactaatcTGAAATGGACCGAACCAACACTATCTgaactgaaaccaaaacaaatagttATAAAATCCTAATGGATAATAAATTTCCTATCTGAATTATCCGAATCCAAAAAATTCAGAATTGAATCCGATCTAAAATCCGAATGTCCAGCCTTTGCCCACCCCTACAACAAATTACATTATAGATCTTCAAACCAAGATTTATTTAAGCGCACATTTCAAATCTTCAACTTCATCACTTTTCAATGCTTTTTTCAagaatacatttttttttgtccattttcaaaaataatcccttttatctaaaaaactaaattgttcttgttttggtgAGAGCACATAATGAATTTTACCAAtactaaattgtttttgacactaaaattttattttctgccaaaaattatttttcccCTAGGTGAAATATCTTCCATCAAAAAATTTTCTCCACAAAATTTCCTTCCAAGTTTTTCGTAATTCGCTAAAAAagtcttgtaaattttttataaactcttgtaaactttaaaaacctttttaaaatatttcaaacctcttgtaaatcctttgaaaaccttttaaaaatatttcaaacctcttgtaaatcctttgaaaacctttaaaattctttgtaaaatttttaaaaaatttaaatctttttaaaaccttttataagctttgtATATCTCaagattttaagttttaataaaaccctaaaaatcatttcaaaactctaataaaaatcttttaaaacattgtaaattattttaaaacctttataaatacttgaaaatgttttaaaccAGTTGAACATCATAtcgtttaaaatttttatgaTTCCTTTAAatatccttgtaaatcttttgaaaacttttggaatttttttcaaaattttgaaaagtttttgtaattcttttaaaacatttgtaaaatCAGTTTAAAGCATTtataaatccttttaaaatatttgtaaatatgtTTCCCAAAACGTTCCTCGCAAAAAAATTACGGGTTAACTTAACTTTTGGcggaataaaaaaatattcttggaaattttttgacagaaaattccttttattttattttgttgacttatatatttttcaaataataattatttttttaaaaaagtgaaACGAGCAAAAAAGAGACAATTTTGAAAGGATACCAAAAAAGGTATTTTTAACAATTCCTTTTAGTTTATTTCATAATAGCTGTGTACTTTATTATACGATCATTGACTTATGActtattattttcaataattattcatataaaatCAGCTATTAAATACATACATGTTACATGGTGATTTGATCTAATCTCCAATCCATCTTTTGATTCCATCATTAACATATTCTTTAACTCGATTCAAAACCGCAAATCTTGCATCCACATACTAACTGCTTAGTTATGTTCCCACCCAATCTTGTATCGTGTCAGTGATTACTCCGATTTGCTACAGAAATATGGCAATGCTTGTAGCATGCAGGCATCTCCAACACTTAAaattagaataataataatagagaaattcacaaagagaaaagattaATCAGGACTACTACTAAAAGTatcttcaaaattattattattctaatttttttttctagctTGTTAAACCTCGGTGAActagaaacaaatataacaagTGACTAAAATTATAATAGTCAAATCAGAGTTTCTGCAGAAaaattaatcacaaaatcagTGGCACCTCAATagaaaaaatgtatttgtaaACTAAATTTACTAGAtgataaaaaatatgtttgttttcattaaaaatattttcgtgTTTATACACGCCAATTTTCATCGTAAGATTTTCAAATCTCAGCTTTCattttgaatcatatataCTGGCTTCTCAAATAAGTGAATAA includes:
- a CDS encoding transcription elongation factor (unknown protein; BEST Arabidopsis thaliana protein match is: unknown protein (TAIR:AT5G13880.1); Has 1807 Blast hits to 1807 proteins in 277 species: Archae - 0; Bacteria - 0; Metazoa - 736; Fungi - 347; Plants - 385; Viruses - 0; Other Eukaryotes - 339 (source: NCBI BLink).), which produces MKKATALMKHIVALLSSMAKAKSIAIKNKTSAFKTRVLMLSLVKHKKLGFRSISNKIHHLLGHADQDDDNDQDQDKNKAIVLYNSKASTMAHHEEYDVHEEESDKYPDLRHTLFEGEEDFGDLEEEGQGSSVIDMVRTSKEEEGENFKLEDEIDHVADLFISRFHKQMKLQKLLSFKRYQEMLARGT
- a CDS encoding Zinc-binding ribosomal protein family protein (Zinc-binding ribosomal protein family protein; FUNCTIONS IN: structural constituent of ribosome; INVOLVED IN: translation, ribosome biogenesis; LOCATED IN: cytosolic small ribosomal subunit, cytosolic ribosome, ribosome, plasma membrane; EXPRESSED IN: 23 plant structures; EXPRESSED DURING: 13 growth stages; CONTAINS InterPro DOMAIN/s: Ribosomal protein, zinc-binding domain (InterPro:IPR011332), Ribosomal protein S27e (InterPro:IPR000592); BEST Arabidopsis thaliana protein match is: ribosomal protein S27 (TAIR:AT3G61110.1); Has 1807 Blast hits to 1807 proteins in 277 species: Archae - 0; Bacteria - 0; Metazoa - 736; Fungi - 347; Plants - 385; Viruses - 0; Other Eukaryotes - 339 (source: NCBI BLink).), which translates into the protein MVLQNDIDLLHPPPELEKRKHKLKRLVQSPNSFFMDVKCQGCFNITTVFSHSQTVVVCGNCQTVLCQPTGGKARLQEGCSFRKK
- a CDS encoding 40S ribosomal protein S27 (unknown protein; Has 1807 Blast hits to 1807 proteins in 277 species: Archae - 0; Bacteria - 0; Metazoa - 736; Fungi - 347; Plants - 385; Viruses - 0; Other Eukaryotes - 339 (source: NCBI BLink).): MGASNHDNDFNSTTNWKLVDGTLIDAISFESSFTANPESDDGIISAAVDHVTKSPLLLLPPVPNGEPCEITITFAQEHELRQIYIRSSARVYEVYYTKKRRHDKEYLCTVRCGVAIRDEEVLQIPLTESADSKPVKDLIERKVADNGNGRTSEDDWVEVKASDDSLLNNEKQDFYEATAEINDAEPCTSITVRLLSLQDKRCALVDEVYVFADPVDPSESEKEEATGTGNSSSSSLMAMFMPALLQLSRGKDVRKERDIQVSDKSNSTDPVAIGNTDQIGVSSPVLVDTVAKQVDAATRVSGAESKPAIPCNNVETILNQLVNKVSMIETILIRFEDQMLKPINSIDARLQLVEKKLEQLGKKSFESDLGFRTKIPNQDSLRSDTDKTPDTDESDGLTKNTDVVPDSSSIDNSEDCAVVLPKNRLDNILSKSVELESENSSISGNEMISAEPEISNEEVGHSFEEKPKHSLSINDALASALAGLLSSHSITDGKYSQALVITAPEFSSEDDVEIEEKPGTSAHPDDSQVAAEESENRYSSSLESSTSSQKEPGITPDDSHGTMYGVFKKLDDSFGGDEEAETVVSVSDNALDEETVTSSTKADCYTERENLSYKPTEPDSLIHELESSNVTTAKCKGEPSMDDVLKSVLGFQPTTSSVDFLTPVLDVKFNLENKDSDSKYFFEVLFTEESKTYVDCKNDVFDDNLVSVEDEEELKGPPTDTLSSVEMNHYATNEMPIHWNGEISEASLI